A genome region from Geodermatophilus bullaregiensis includes the following:
- a CDS encoding SDR family NAD(P)-dependent oxidoreductase: MTLPTARPLALVTGASSGIGLELAKQFAEHGFDLVVAAEDAELDAAAEQLRGMGAAVSPVRGDLTRYEDRELLVAAVRASGRPLAAAALNAGVGVGGAFTDTDLDAELGIVALNCGSTVHLAKRVAQDMAAEGEGRILFTSSVASQAPQPFQAVYGASKAFVQHLALSLREELSDRGVSVTALLPGPTDTEFFDRGDLTDTRLGASEHKDDPAQVARQGYEGLMKGEASVFAGSLASKAMGRLSALTPGNVAAKLNRKMAEPGSGES, from the coding sequence GTGACCCTGCCTACCGCCCGTCCCCTCGCCCTCGTGACCGGTGCCTCCAGCGGCATCGGCCTCGAGCTGGCCAAGCAGTTCGCCGAGCACGGCTTCGACCTGGTGGTCGCCGCGGAGGACGCCGAGCTCGACGCCGCGGCCGAGCAGCTGCGCGGGATGGGCGCCGCCGTCTCGCCGGTGCGCGGTGACCTGACGCGGTACGAGGACCGCGAGCTGCTGGTGGCCGCCGTCCGCGCGTCGGGCCGGCCGCTGGCCGCCGCGGCCCTCAACGCCGGGGTCGGCGTCGGCGGGGCGTTCACCGACACCGACCTGGACGCCGAGCTGGGCATCGTGGCGCTCAACTGCGGCTCGACGGTGCACCTCGCCAAGAGGGTGGCCCAGGACATGGCCGCCGAGGGCGAGGGCCGGATCCTGTTCACCTCGTCGGTGGCCTCGCAGGCGCCGCAGCCGTTCCAGGCCGTGTACGGCGCGAGCAAGGCGTTCGTGCAGCACCTCGCCCTGTCGCTGCGCGAGGAGCTCTCCGACCGCGGCGTCAGCGTCACCGCGCTGCTGCCCGGGCCCACGGACACCGAGTTCTTCGACCGCGGCGACCTCACCGACACCCGGCTCGGCGCCTCCGAGCACAAGGACGACCCGGCGCAGGTGGCCCGCCAGGGCTACGAGGGGCTGATGAAGGGCGAGGCGTCGGTGTTCGCCGGGTCGCTGGCCAGCAAGGCGATGGGCCGGCTGTCCGCGCTCACGCCGGGCAACGTGGCCGCCAAGCTCAACCGGAAGATGGCCGAGCCCGGCTCCGGGGAGAGCTGA
- a CDS encoding superoxide dismutase, with protein sequence MPEYVLPDLPYDYGALEPHISGEIMQLHHDKHHQTYVTGANTALEKLAEARENDGLATANLHEKNLAFNLAGHVNHSVFWPNMSPDGGDRPDGELAAAIDDQFGSFEAFRAHFTAVAGGVQGSGWSILAWDSVGQKLLICQLYDHQGNLAVGLVPLLMLDMWEHAFYLQYRNVKNDYVTAWWNVVNWADVTRRFTTARTATQGLIVA encoded by the coding sequence ATGCCCGAGTACGTGCTCCCCGACCTGCCCTACGACTACGGGGCACTGGAGCCGCACATCTCCGGCGAGATCATGCAGCTGCACCACGACAAGCACCACCAGACCTACGTGACCGGGGCCAACACGGCGCTGGAGAAGCTCGCCGAGGCGCGGGAGAACGACGGGCTGGCGACGGCGAACCTGCACGAGAAGAACCTGGCGTTCAACCTGGCCGGGCACGTCAACCACTCGGTGTTCTGGCCGAACATGAGCCCGGACGGCGGCGACCGCCCCGACGGCGAGCTGGCCGCGGCGATCGACGACCAGTTCGGCTCGTTCGAGGCCTTCCGGGCGCACTTCACCGCCGTCGCCGGCGGGGTGCAGGGGTCGGGCTGGTCGATCCTCGCCTGGGACTCGGTGGGCCAGAAGCTGCTCATCTGCCAGCTCTACGACCACCAGGGCAACCTCGCCGTCGGCCTGGTGCCGCTGCTGATGCTCGACATGTGGGAGCACGCGTTCTACCTGCAGTACCGCAACGTGAAGAACGACTACGTCACGGCCTGGTGGAACGTCGTCAACTGGGCCGACGTCACCCGGCGCTTCACCACGGCGCGCACGGCCACCCAGGGCCTGATCGTCGCCTGA
- the thiD gene encoding bifunctional hydroxymethylpyrimidine kinase/phosphomethylpyrimidine kinase, with protein sequence MALTVAGSDPSGGAGIQADLKTFSALGAYGTAVLTALTAQNTRGVTGVHPVPAAFVRDQIATLLDDVPVHATKTGMLGTADVVREVAAALAGRAAGPVVCDPVMVATSGDRLVDDAAIAAVRTDLLPVTDLVTPNVPEAAALLDVAPATTVDELPGQARALLELGPGAVLLKGGHLGGAESVDVLATAGGVVVTRRPRVDTTATHGTGCTLSSAIAALAARGVGGPGEWEPVVEQARDYLQRALLAGESLGIGSGHGPVHHFAGIWPA encoded by the coding sequence GTGGCCCTGACCGTGGCCGGCAGCGACCCCAGCGGCGGCGCCGGGATCCAGGCCGACCTCAAGACCTTCAGCGCGCTGGGCGCCTACGGCACCGCCGTCCTCACCGCGCTGACCGCGCAGAACACCCGGGGCGTCACCGGCGTGCACCCGGTGCCGGCGGCGTTCGTGCGCGACCAGATCGCCACCCTGCTCGACGACGTCCCCGTGCACGCGACCAAGACCGGGATGCTCGGCACCGCCGACGTCGTCCGCGAGGTCGCCGCCGCGCTGGCCGGCCGTGCCGCCGGGCCGGTGGTCTGCGACCCGGTCATGGTGGCCACCAGCGGCGACCGGCTCGTCGACGACGCCGCGATCGCCGCCGTCCGCACCGACCTGCTGCCCGTCACCGACCTGGTGACGCCGAACGTGCCCGAGGCCGCCGCGCTGCTCGACGTGGCGCCGGCGACCACGGTGGACGAGCTGCCCGGCCAGGCGCGGGCGCTGCTGGAGCTCGGGCCGGGCGCGGTGCTGCTCAAGGGCGGGCACCTGGGCGGCGCCGAGAGCGTCGACGTGCTGGCCACCGCCGGCGGCGTCGTCGTCACCCGGCGGCCGCGGGTGGACACCACCGCGACGCACGGCACCGGCTGCACGCTGTCGTCGGCGATCGCGGCGCTGGCGGCCCGCGGGGTCGGCGGGCCGGGGGAGTGGGAGCCGGTGGTCGAGCAGGCGCGGGACTACCTCCAGCGGGCGTTGCTGGCCGGGGAGTCGCTCGGCATCGGCTCCGGCCACGGCCCCGTGCACCACTTCGCCGGCATCTGGCCCGCGTGA
- a CDS encoding hemerythrin domain-containing protein, producing MPGRPRATHGSVPRPDGEPRDGRPPGRTRRRARADPRLVARRAARAAGGRGDRRSPDARRRLPAHCLAFCAALARHHTGEDTGAFPALAGRFPELAPVLEMRAEDHVRIAGILARVEELAGGLAVEGTSPRLAGELDGLAAIVESHFSFEGRRIRAALDRLPGTADLLGPSGGTP from the coding sequence CTGCCGGGTCGGCCTCGCGCCACGCACGGATCGGTTCCCCGGCCGGACGGTGAACCGCGCGACGGGCGACCGCCCGGCCGCACTCGGCGACGAGCTCGAGCGGATCCACGACTCGTTGCGCGCCGGGCTGCGCGCGCTGCAGGCGGCCGCGGCGACCGGCGCTCCCCCGACGCCCGCCGCCGGCTGCCCGCCCACTGCCTGGCCTTCTGCGCCGCGCTCGCGCGGCACCACACCGGCGAGGACACCGGGGCCTTCCCCGCCCTGGCCGGGCGGTTCCCGGAGCTGGCACCGGTCCTGGAGATGAGGGCCGAGGACCACGTCCGGATCGCCGGGATCCTCGCCCGGGTGGAGGAGCTCGCCGGCGGGCTGGCCGTCGAGGGCACCTCGCCCCGGCTGGCCGGGGAGCTGGACGGGCTCGCCGCGATCGTCGAGTCGCACTTCTCGTTCGAGGGGCGGCGCATCCGCGCGGCACTCGACCGGTTGCCGGGCACGGCCGACCTCCTGGGCCCGTCGGGTGGGACCCCGTAG
- a CDS encoding Mut7-C RNAse domain-containing protein, translating to MNLQVSRRGRREPHRLSAGGVVVTVDDALRPLLPARDRAAGRRVLPADPGTTVGHLVQAAGVPLNEAGELPVDGPPLAPLTRCPACNGQRAAVDAAAVADRLEPGTRRTATVFSRCARCGRVYWRGAHARRIDALVARARALTGRGAVVAPEAPLARGGHGSARA from the coding sequence ATGAACCTTCAAGTATCCCGGCGGGGTCGCCGGGAACCGCACCGCCTGTCCGCGGGAGGGGTCGTCGTCACCGTCGACGACGCGCTGCGCCCGCTGCTGCCGGCCCGCGACCGCGCCGCCGGGCGGCGGGTGCTGCCGGCCGACCCCGGCACGACCGTCGGCCACCTGGTGCAGGCCGCCGGCGTCCCGCTGAACGAGGCGGGGGAGCTGCCGGTCGACGGTCCCCCGCTGGCCCCGCTCACCCGCTGCCCGGCGTGCAACGGGCAGCGCGCCGCCGTCGACGCCGCCGCGGTGGCCGACCGGCTCGAGCCCGGCACCCGGCGCACCGCCACGGTCTTCTCCCGCTGCGCCCGGTGCGGGCGGGTCTACTGGCGCGGCGCGCACGCCCGCCGGATCGACGCCCTCGTCGCCCGGGCCCGCGCCCTCACCGGCCGAGGTGCCGTCGTGGCGCCGGAGGCACCTCTGGCCCGCGGGGGCCACGGGTCGGCCCGGGCGTGA
- a CDS encoding Nramp family divalent metal transporter, with protein sequence MYLSKTEAAVLPTTLVGTPRPSPAPAGRRRVWPLLGPAFVAAVAYVDPGNFATNFSGGASFGYTLLWVIVAANLMAMLIQSLTAKLGLATGRDLATLCREKLPRPVTWGLWVQAEAVAIATDLAEIVGGAVALNLLFGVPLPIGGLITAVVAFVLLGAQSRGHRPFERVITGLLLVIGLGFGYTLIGSGVDLGGVAGGMVPTFDGPESLVLATGILGATVMPHVIYVHSALTPGRYGDVVTAGRTQEGRRRLLRAQRLDVLLAMGLAGLVNAAMLVIAAQLFTGSAEEATSLEGVHAGLGDQLGTGAALAFALALLASGFASSSVGTHAGQVVMAGFLKRHIPVLTRRLITLAPALAVLVLGGDPTTALVWSQVVLSFGIPFALVPLLWLTSRRDLMGGWVNRRVTTAVGAVVAALIIGLNAHLLLGFVTG encoded by the coding sequence GTGTACCTGTCGAAGACCGAGGCCGCCGTCCTGCCGACGACGCTGGTCGGCACCCCCCGCCCGTCGCCGGCACCGGCCGGACGGCGCCGCGTCTGGCCCCTGCTCGGCCCGGCCTTCGTCGCCGCCGTCGCCTACGTCGACCCCGGCAACTTCGCCACCAACTTCTCCGGGGGCGCCTCCTTCGGCTACACGCTGCTGTGGGTGATCGTCGCGGCGAACCTCATGGCGATGCTCATCCAGAGCCTCACCGCCAAGCTCGGCCTGGCCACCGGCCGCGACCTGGCCACGCTGTGCCGCGAGAAGCTGCCGCGGCCGGTCACCTGGGGGCTGTGGGTGCAGGCCGAGGCGGTCGCCATCGCCACCGACCTGGCCGAGATCGTCGGCGGCGCGGTCGCGCTCAACCTGCTGTTCGGGGTGCCACTGCCGATCGGCGGGCTGATCACCGCCGTCGTCGCGTTCGTGCTGCTGGGGGCGCAGTCGCGCGGGCACCGGCCCTTCGAGCGGGTCATCACCGGGCTGCTGCTGGTCATCGGGCTGGGCTTCGGCTACACGCTGATCGGCTCCGGCGTCGACCTCGGCGGCGTGGCCGGCGGCATGGTCCCGACCTTCGACGGTCCGGAGAGCCTGGTGCTGGCCACCGGCATCCTCGGCGCCACCGTCATGCCGCACGTCATCTACGTGCACTCCGCGCTCACCCCCGGCCGCTACGGCGACGTCGTCACCGCCGGGCGCACGCAGGAGGGACGGCGGCGGCTGCTGCGCGCCCAGCGCCTCGACGTCCTGCTGGCCATGGGCCTGGCCGGCCTGGTCAACGCCGCCATGCTGGTCATCGCCGCGCAGCTGTTCACCGGCAGCGCCGAGGAGGCGACCTCCCTGGAGGGCGTGCACGCCGGCCTCGGCGACCAGCTCGGCACCGGCGCCGCGCTCGCCTTCGCGCTCGCCCTGCTGGCCAGCGGGTTCGCCTCGTCCTCGGTGGGCACCCACGCCGGTCAGGTCGTGATGGCCGGCTTCCTCAAGCGGCACATCCCGGTGCTGACCCGCCGGCTGATCACCCTGGCCCCCGCGCTGGCCGTGCTGGTCCTCGGCGGCGACCCGACGACGGCGCTGGTCTGGTCGCAGGTGGTGCTCAGCTTCGGTATCCCGTTCGCGCTGGTGCCGCTGCTGTGGCTGACCAGCCGCCGCGACCTCATGGGCGGCTGGGTCAACCGGAGGGTCACCACCGCGGTCGGCGCGGTCGTCGCCGCGCTGATCATCGGCCTCAACGCCCACCTGCTGCTCGGCTTCGTCACCGGCTGA
- a CDS encoding alpha/beta fold hydrolase → MAILTARSGRLDIAYEVLGEPGGEPLLLVMGLGAQMVGWPDGFCAELTACGFRVVRFDNRDVGLSTHLDGPVPRHAWSRVPAAYTLSDMAGDAVAVMDAVGWSAAHVVGASLGGMIAQLLAVEHPDRVLSLTSVMSTPAPRIGRMRARTTLALVRRARALAKEHGRPTTPEAMADFMVAMQEVTGSPGHPADREDHLAVLRVAMARDDQGLTGPGAKRQGAAERVARDLRPELAAVRVPTLVVHGDSDVVIRPEGGEATAAAVPGARLVVHPGMGHELPRALWPRLADDVRATADRAAARPGHPDGEAAGSRGASCGPSR, encoded by the coding sequence GTGGCCATCCTGACCGCCCGCTCGGGCCGGCTCGACATCGCCTACGAGGTGCTCGGCGAGCCCGGCGGCGAGCCGCTCCTGCTGGTCATGGGCCTGGGCGCCCAGATGGTCGGCTGGCCCGACGGCTTCTGCGCCGAGCTCACCGCGTGCGGGTTCCGCGTCGTCCGGTTCGACAACCGCGACGTCGGCCTGTCCACCCACCTCGACGGCCCGGTGCCGAGGCACGCGTGGTCCCGGGTGCCGGCCGCCTACACGCTCTCGGACATGGCCGGTGACGCGGTCGCGGTGATGGACGCCGTCGGCTGGTCGGCCGCGCACGTCGTCGGCGCCTCGCTCGGCGGGATGATCGCCCAGCTGCTCGCCGTCGAGCACCCCGACCGCGTGCTGTCGCTGACGTCGGTCATGTCCACGCCCGCGCCGCGGATCGGCCGGATGCGCGCGCGGACCACTCTCGCCCTGGTGCGGAGGGCCAGGGCGCTCGCGAAGGAGCACGGCCGGCCGACGACGCCCGAGGCGATGGCCGACTTCATGGTGGCGATGCAGGAGGTCACCGGCTCGCCCGGCCACCCCGCCGACCGCGAGGACCACCTGGCCGTGCTGCGGGTGGCCATGGCCCGCGACGACCAGGGGCTCACCGGCCCGGGCGCCAAGCGGCAGGGTGCCGCCGAGCGCGTGGCCCGCGACCTGCGCCCGGAGCTGGCCGCCGTCCGGGTGCCGACGCTCGTCGTCCACGGCGACAGCGACGTCGTGATCCGGCCCGAGGGCGGCGAGGCGACGGCGGCCGCGGTGCCGGGCGCGCGGCTCGTCGTCCACCCGGGGATGGGCCACGAGCTGCCCCGCGCGCTGTGGCCGCGGCTGGCCGACGACGTCCGCGCCACCGCCGACCGGGCAGCCGCACGGCCCGGGCACCCGGACGGCGAGGCCGCGGGGAGCCGGGGCGCGTCGTGCGGGCCGTCCCGGTGA
- a CDS encoding DUF1622 domain-containing protein, with translation MTGLGTLPGVLAPGVTALALVAGVVALAATRRPAVALGVLLDLLLAAGLLRLAAEPTWTSLATAAAVVLLRRLIGAGLRAGGRALSAASVARPARDRWRPAA, from the coding sequence GTGACCGGCCTCGGGACCCTGCCCGGCGTCCTGGCACCGGGTGTCACCGCGCTGGCGCTGGTCGCCGGGGTGGTCGCGCTCGCCGCCACCCGGCGCCCGGCAGTGGCGCTCGGCGTGCTGCTCGACCTGCTGCTCGCCGCCGGGCTGCTGCGGCTGGCCGCCGAGCCGACGTGGACCTCGCTGGCCACCGCGGCCGCGGTCGTGCTGCTGCGGCGGCTGATCGGCGCCGGTCTGCGCGCCGGCGGTCGGGCGCTCTCGGCGGCGTCCGTTGCCCGGCCGGCCCGCGACCGCTGGCGTCCCGCCGCGTGA
- a CDS encoding TetR/AcrR family transcriptional regulator encodes MPRRVDHDERRRELTAALLRIASTRGLPAVSMREVAAEAGVSLRVVQYYFTDKATLMASGIAELAARLDRRVRERAAALGTGLPPRTVLEVVLGAILPTDDDSRADQLAWTAYYAAGLTDPADAVDGRYAPDALERWLTGVVARAVDSGEVPADADPRIEVVSLLALTNGLVGSVLGQQRTVDDALAVVRYRLDRLFGATAD; translated from the coding sequence GTGCCCCGTCGGGTCGACCACGACGAGCGGCGGCGGGAGCTGACCGCCGCCCTCCTGCGCATCGCGAGCACCCGCGGGCTGCCGGCGGTGTCGATGCGCGAGGTCGCCGCCGAGGCCGGGGTGTCGCTGCGGGTGGTGCAGTACTACTTCACCGACAAGGCCACGCTCATGGCCTCCGGGATCGCCGAGCTGGCGGCGCGGCTGGACCGCCGCGTGCGCGAGCGCGCCGCCGCCCTCGGCACCGGACTCCCGCCGCGGACGGTCCTCGAGGTCGTCCTCGGCGCGATCCTGCCCACGGACGACGACAGCCGCGCCGACCAGCTCGCCTGGACCGCCTACTACGCCGCCGGCCTCACCGACCCCGCCGACGCCGTCGACGGCCGGTACGCCCCCGACGCGCTGGAGCGGTGGCTGACCGGCGTCGTCGCCCGCGCCGTCGACAGCGGCGAGGTGCCCGCCGACGCCGACCCCCGCATCGAGGTGGTCAGCCTGCTGGCGCTGACGAACGGGCTGGTCGGCAGCGTGCTCGGGCAGCAGCGCACGGTGGACGACGCCCTCGCCGTCGTCCGGTACCGCCTCGACCGGCTGTTCGGGGCGACGGCCGACTAG
- a CDS encoding PIN domain-containing protein, which translates to MTSGLLDTSVFIARETARPLGRLPDRVAVSVVTIGELELGVLAAPDETTLARRADTLALARESDPVPVSEAVTSAWARLVVDCRRAGVHRTVRLTDALIAAAAVVHGLPVVTQDEAFDRIATAHSPLRVLRV; encoded by the coding sequence GTGACGTCGGGACTGCTCGACACGTCGGTGTTCATCGCCCGGGAGACGGCCAGGCCACTGGGGCGGCTGCCCGACCGCGTGGCGGTGTCCGTCGTGACGATCGGCGAGCTGGAGCTGGGTGTCCTCGCCGCGCCCGACGAGACGACCCTGGCCCGACGGGCCGACACCCTCGCGCTGGCACGGGAGTCCGACCCGGTCCCCGTCAGTGAAGCCGTCACGAGTGCCTGGGCGCGGCTGGTCGTCGACTGTCGCCGCGCGGGCGTCCACCGCACGGTCAGGCTCACCGACGCGCTGATCGCCGCCGCCGCCGTCGTGCACGGGCTGCCGGTCGTGACGCAGGACGAGGCCTTCGACCGGATCGCCACGGCCCACTCCCCGCTCCGCGTCCTCAGGGTCTGA
- a CDS encoding GntR family transcriptional regulator: protein MPASLVPVGRVLLRDQALARIRAAIVAGDLEPGAVVKDADLAARLGLSVAPVRAALARLVDEGLVEAKPQSHTRVTPLRPRQVRDAAAVVRAMHELAAREGAPATTGDDVTAMRAANERFAAAVAAGDVDAALAADDDLHAVLLARAGNAALTATVDRLTPSIRRLERARFAAAHGRESVVLHDRLIAACAAGDVAAAVATTTEIWTALLSELEETDDEPR from the coding sequence GTGCCCGCGTCGCTCGTCCCCGTCGGCCGGGTGCTGCTGCGCGACCAGGCGCTGGCCCGGATCCGCGCGGCGATCGTCGCCGGGGACCTGGAACCCGGGGCCGTGGTCAAGGACGCCGACCTGGCCGCCCGGCTCGGCCTGTCGGTGGCGCCGGTGCGCGCCGCGCTGGCCCGGCTGGTCGACGAGGGGCTGGTCGAGGCCAAGCCGCAGAGCCACACCCGGGTCACGCCGCTGCGGCCCCGGCAGGTGCGCGACGCCGCCGCCGTCGTCCGGGCGATGCACGAGCTGGCCGCGCGCGAGGGCGCGCCCGCGACCACCGGCGACGACGTCACGGCCATGCGCGCGGCCAACGAGCGGTTCGCCGCCGCGGTCGCCGCGGGGGACGTCGACGCGGCGCTGGCCGCCGACGACGACCTGCACGCCGTCCTCCTGGCCCGCGCCGGCAACGCCGCGCTCACCGCGACCGTCGACCGCCTCACGCCGTCGATCCGCCGGCTGGAGCGCGCCCGCTTCGCCGCGGCGCACGGCCGGGAGTCCGTCGTCCTGCACGACCGCCTGATCGCCGCCTGTGCGGCCGGGGACGTCGCCGCCGCCGTCGCCACGACCACCGAGATCTGGACGGCGCTGCTGTCCGAGCTGGAGGAGACCGATGACGAGCCTCGCTGA
- a CDS encoding VOC family protein: protein MPVQRLNHAVLYVRDVERSLAFYRDVLGFRIRAEVPGRAVFLQAEGSTNDHDLGLFAVGPDAGASEAGRRTVGLYHLAWEVDTLAELARVRDALVAAGALGGASDHATTKALYAQDPDGLEFEVSWLLPADLVTPEVEARGTTTRPLDLDAEIARYGAQTRGGIGVSVPLPA, encoded by the coding sequence GTGCCCGTCCAGCGCCTCAACCACGCCGTCCTCTACGTCCGCGACGTCGAGCGCAGCCTCGCCTTCTACCGTGACGTCCTCGGCTTCCGCATCCGGGCGGAGGTCCCCGGCCGCGCGGTGTTCCTGCAGGCCGAGGGCTCGACCAACGACCACGACCTGGGCCTGTTCGCCGTCGGTCCGGACGCCGGCGCCTCCGAGGCCGGCCGGCGCACCGTGGGCCTGTACCACCTGGCGTGGGAGGTCGACACGCTCGCCGAGCTGGCGCGGGTGCGCGACGCGCTGGTCGCCGCCGGTGCGCTGGGCGGCGCCTCCGACCACGCCACCACCAAGGCCCTGTACGCGCAGGACCCCGACGGCCTGGAGTTCGAGGTCTCCTGGCTGCTCCCGGCCGACCTGGTGACGCCGGAGGTCGAGGCCCGGGGGACGACCACCCGCCCGCTGGACCTCGACGCCGAGATCGCGCGCTACGGAGCGCAGACCCGTGGCGGGATCGGCGTCTCGGTGCCGCTCCCGGCCTGA
- a CDS encoding GNAT family N-acetyltransferase, with the protein MEPLPVEVPAGPLLLRPWRAGDADDVRAALTDPATDLWSNPGRVRTREDAEVWVARRAGWSSGTRATWAVVGTATGELLGSVSLHAIDVAQGNAEVGYRAVPAVDDPASGRVAATAGLTLEGRLRRSHRYGDGDERDELL; encoded by the coding sequence GTGGAGCCGCTCCCCGTCGAGGTGCCCGCCGGGCCGTTGCTGCTGCGTCCCTGGCGGGCCGGTGACGCCGACGACGTCCGCGCGGCGCTGACCGACCCGGCCACCGACCTGTGGAGCAACCCCGGCCGCGTCCGCACCCGCGAGGACGCCGAGGTCTGGGTGGCCCGCCGCGCCGGGTGGAGCAGCGGCACCCGGGCCACGTGGGCCGTCGTCGGCACCGCGACGGGCGAGCTGCTCGGCTCGGTGTCGCTGCACGCCATCGACGTCGCCCAGGGCAACGCGGAGGTGGGCTACCGGGCGGTGCCCGCCGTCGACGACCCGGCGTCGGGACGGGTGGCGGCCACGGCCGGCCTCACGCTGGAGGGCCGGCTGCGCCGCTCGCACCGCTACGGCGACGGCGACGAGCGCGACGAGCTGCTGTAG
- a CDS encoding class I SAM-dependent methyltransferase, producing the protein MVTDLPRPLFSRCYRRLSPRMEEAGMAGLRRELLAGARGGVVEVGCGNGLNFGHYPETVTRVVAVEPEPGLRAAAGQAAREARVAVEVRAGTAEQLPVESGSADVAVLCLVLCSVRGRAAALGELRRVLRPGGELRFLEHTIAEDRRLRVVQRIADATLWPLLAGGCHTATDPLGDVERAGFAVQRVRRFDFPELAVRVPASPHVLGVAVAGG; encoded by the coding sequence GTGGTCACCGACCTGCCGCGCCCGCTCTTCAGCCGTTGCTACCGGCGGCTCAGCCCGCGGATGGAGGAGGCCGGGATGGCCGGCCTCCGCCGCGAGCTGCTCGCCGGCGCGCGCGGGGGAGTCGTGGAGGTCGGGTGCGGCAACGGGCTGAACTTCGGTCACTACCCGGAGACGGTGACCCGCGTGGTCGCCGTCGAGCCCGAGCCGGGGCTGCGGGCCGCGGCCGGGCAGGCCGCACGGGAGGCCCGCGTCGCGGTCGAGGTGCGCGCCGGCACGGCCGAGCAGCTGCCGGTGGAGAGCGGGTCGGCCGACGTCGCGGTCCTCTGCCTGGTCCTGTGCAGCGTCCGCGGCCGGGCCGCGGCGCTCGGCGAGCTGCGGCGGGTGCTCCGGCCGGGCGGTGAGCTGCGCTTCCTGGAGCACACCATCGCCGAGGACCGCCGGCTGCGCGTCGTCCAGCGGATCGCCGACGCGACGCTCTGGCCGCTGCTCGCCGGTGGGTGCCACACCGCCACCGACCCGCTCGGCGACGTCGAGCGCGCCGGTTTCGCCGTGCAGCGGGTGCGGCGCTTCGACTTCCCGGAGCTCGCCGTCCGGGTGCCCGCGAGCCCGCACGTGCTGGGCGTGGCGGTGGCGGGGGGCTAG
- a CDS encoding 1-aminocyclopropane-1-carboxylate deaminase encodes MTSLADFPRTPLLFGPSPVHRLDRLTAHLGGAEVWAKREDCNSGIAYGGNKTRKLEYLVAEALAQGCDTLVSIGGVQSNHTRQVAAVAAHVGLSCVLVQESWVDWPDAVYDKVGNILVSRLAGADVRLVKAGFGIGFKESWETALAEIETRGGKPYAIPAGASDHPLGGHGFANWALEVAQQEAGLGVFFDTVVVCSVTGSTQAGMVAGFALLEEQGGRPRRVLGIDASARPAETRDQVLRIARRTARAIGVQRELTLDDVELDERFHGGVYGIPDEATIRAMETAARTEGMVTDPVYEGKSMAATIDLVGRREIDPSSTVLYAHLGGQPALNGYSALFS; translated from the coding sequence ATGACGAGCCTCGCTGACTTCCCCCGAACCCCGCTGCTGTTCGGGCCCTCCCCGGTGCACCGGCTGGACCGGCTGACCGCGCACCTGGGCGGGGCCGAGGTCTGGGCCAAGCGGGAGGACTGCAACTCCGGCATCGCCTACGGCGGCAACAAGACCCGCAAGCTCGAGTACCTGGTCGCCGAGGCGCTGGCGCAGGGCTGCGACACCCTCGTCTCGATCGGCGGGGTGCAGAGCAACCACACCCGCCAGGTGGCCGCCGTCGCCGCGCACGTCGGCCTGTCGTGCGTCCTGGTGCAGGAGAGCTGGGTGGACTGGCCCGACGCCGTCTACGACAAGGTCGGCAACATCCTCGTCTCGCGCCTGGCCGGGGCCGACGTGCGGCTGGTGAAGGCCGGGTTCGGCATCGGGTTCAAGGAGAGCTGGGAGACCGCGCTCGCCGAGATCGAGACGCGCGGGGGCAAGCCGTACGCCATCCCGGCCGGTGCCAGCGACCACCCGCTCGGCGGTCACGGCTTCGCGAACTGGGCGCTGGAGGTGGCGCAGCAGGAGGCCGGGCTGGGCGTCTTCTTCGACACCGTCGTCGTCTGCTCGGTCACCGGGTCCACGCAGGCCGGGATGGTCGCCGGGTTCGCGCTGCTGGAGGAGCAGGGCGGCCGGCCGCGGCGGGTGCTCGGCATCGACGCGAGCGCCCGGCCCGCCGAGACCCGCGACCAGGTGCTGCGCATCGCCCGGCGGACGGCGCGGGCGATCGGCGTGCAGCGCGAGCTGACCCTCGACGACGTCGAGCTCGACGAGCGCTTCCACGGCGGGGTCTACGGCATCCCCGACGAGGCGACGATCCGCGCGATGGAGACCGCCGCCCGCACCGAGGGCATGGTCACCGACCCCGTGTACGAGGGGAAGTCGATGGCCGCGACGATCGACCTGGTCGGGCGGCGCGAGATCGACCCGTCCTCGACCGTGCTCTACGCCCACCTCGGCGGCCAGCCCGCGCTCAACGGCTACAGCGCGCTGTTCAGCTGA